Genomic DNA from Thermus amyloliquefaciens:
TGGACATGGCCCACTTCGCCGGCCTGGTGGCGGCCGGGCTCCACCCGAACCCCCTTCCCCACGCCCACGTGGTCACCAGCACCACCCACAAGACCCTGAGGGGTCCGAGGGGCGGGCTTATCCTCTCCAACGACCCTGAGCTGGGCAAAAGGATCGACAAGCTCATCTTCCCCGGCATCCAGGGCGGCCCCCTGGAACACGTGATCGCGGGGAAGGCGGTGGCCTTCTTTGAGGCCCTGCAACCCGAGTTCAAGGAGTACAGCCGCCTGGTGGTGGAAAACGCCAAGCGCCTGGCGGAGGAGCTGGCGGGGCGGGGCTACCGCATCGTCACGGGGGGCACCGACAACCACCTCTTCCTGGTGGACCTCCGCCCCAAGGGCCTCACGGGGAAGGAGGCGGAGGAAAGGCTGGATGCGGTGGGCATCACCGTCAACAAGAACGCCATCCCCTTTGACCCCAAGCCCCCCCGGGTCACCTCGGGCATCCGCATCGGCACCCCGGCCCTCACCACCCGGGGCTTCACCCCGGAGGAGATGCCCCTGGTGGCGGAGCTCATAGACCGAGCCCTCATGGAAGGCCCTTCGGAGGCCTTACGGGAGGAGGTTCGCCGGCTCGCCCTGGCCCACCCCATGCCCTGACTTCCGCACCCAGGCCCCTCCCGCCAGGGGCTTAGAATTAAGGGGATGCTAAAGCGCCTCGAGGTGCGCAACCTCGCCGTCATCCGCGAGGCCACCCTGGAGCTGGGCCCTGGGCTGAACGTCCTCACCGGGGAAACCGGGGCGGGGAAAAGCCTCCTGGTGGACGCCTTGGCCCTCCTCCTTGGGGCCAGGTCCGAAGGGCTCTTGGGGCCCTTTGGCGATAGCCTCCTGGTGACCGCCTTCCTCCAGGGTGAGGGGGAGGAGCGCATCCTTTCCCGCCGCATCGGGAGCCGCTCCACCCCGCGGATCGACGGGGAGGTGGTAAGCCTCAAGGAGCTCCAAGAGGAGGCGGAAAGGTGGCTTTCCCTTCACGCCCAGCACACCGCCATGGCCCTCCTCTCCCCCAAGCGGCAGCGGGAGCTTCTGGATGCCCTTCTGCCCCCAAGCCTCCTGGAGGGCTACGGGGAAGCCTACAGGCGACACCAGGCCCTCCTTCAGGAAAAAAGAGCCCTGGAGGAGGCCCTAAGGGCCAAGGCGGAGCGGGAGGACCTCCTCCGCTTCCAGCTTAGGGAGATCCAGGAGGCGAACCCCAGGCCCAAGGAGGATGAGGAGCTGGAGGCCGAGGCGCAAAGGCTTCGCCATCTGGAAGCCCTGAGGGAGCGCTCGGGCAAAGCCTACGCCCTCCTGGCGGAGGGGGGGGCCTTGGACCTCCTGCAGGCGGCCCTGCGGGAGCTGAGGGGGGGAAGCCGCTTTGACCCGGCCCTCGAGGCCCTGGCCCGGGACCTGGAGGCGGCGCTGGAGGGAGGCCGGGCCGTGGCCCAGGAGCTGGAGGACTACCTGGAAAGCCTGGAGGGAGACCCAGGCCGCCTGGCCCAGCTGGAGGAACGCCTTTCCCTCCTGGAGAGGCTCAAGCGCAAGTACGGGCCCACCTTGGAGGAGGTCCTGCGCTACGGGGAAAGGGCCCAGGAGGAGCTCAAGGCCCTGGAGGGAGGGGAAGAGCGGCTTTTGGCCCTGGAAAGGGCGTTGAAAGCGGCCTCGGAGGCCCTCTTGGAGGCGGGGGAGCGCCTTTCCCAAGCCCGCCTCGAGGCGGCACGCAGGCTGGAAAGGGAGATGGCGGGGGAGCTTTCCGCCTTGGGTTTTCCCAAGGCCCGCTTCCAGGTGGAACTGAAGCCCCTCCCCGAACCCGGACCCCAGGGCCTGGAAGAGGTCCAGTTCCGCTTCTCCGCCAACCCCCACCTCCCCCCCGCCCCCCTTTCCGCGGCCAGCGGGGGGGAGCTCTCCCGCATCGCCCTGGCCCTCGCCCTCCTCACCGGGGCCGAGGCCCCCACCGTGGTCTTTGACGAGGTGGACGCCGGCATAGGGGGGGAGACCGCCTGGAAGGTGGCGGAAAGGCTGGCCCGCCTGGGCCAGGTCCGGCAGGTGCTGGTGGTCACCCACCTGCCCCAGATCGCCGCCCGGGCGACAAGGCACCTGCGGGTGGCGAAGGAGGGAGAGGAGGTGCGGGTGGAGACCCTGGAGGGGGAGAAGCGGATCCGGGAACTGGCCCGCCTCCTCTCCGGCCAGTACACCGAGGCCGCCCTGGCCCACGCCCGCCTCCTTCTGGAAGGGAGCGGCCAGGCTGCCCAGGGCTGGGTGGAGGCCCAGGAATGAATCCCCCGGAGGCCGCCCGCACCGACCCCCTCACCGGCCTGGACAACCGCCGGGCCTTGGAGGAGGCCTTTCCCCTGGTCCTCCGGGAGGCCCGGAGCCTGGGGAAGCCCCATCCACCTGAAGGAGGCCTACGGGCGCATGTACCGGGCCAAGAGGGCTAAAAAAGGGCTTTAACCCCGTCGGCCACGTACTGCACCGCCAAGGCGGCCAGGAGGATCCCCAGGACCCGGGTCACCACGTTCACCCCCGTGCGCCCCAGGGCTCGGCGCACCTGGACCGCAAGCCGAAGGAACACGTAGGCCAGGGCCAGGACGAGAACCACCGTGGAAAGCACCACAGCGTAGCCCAGGGGCTCCTTCCGGGCCTCCAGGGCCAGGATGAGGACGCTGGCCAAGGCTCCAGGGCCCGCGATCAAAGGGATGGCCAGGGGAAAGACGGAGATGTCCGCCCGGAGGCGGGCCTCGTCCTTCTCCTCCTCGGTCTCCCGCTCATGGTGGGCAAACACCATCTCGGTGGCGATGCGGAAAAGGAGGATCCCCCCGGCGATGCGCAGGGCCTCGAGGCTGATCCCCAGGTACTCCAGAAGCCCCCGGCCGAAGAAGAAAAAGGAGACCATCAACCCCCCCGCCACCAACACCGCCTTCCTGGCGATCTGGGCCTGCTTCCTGGGGGGACGATCCCCGGCCAGGGCCAGGAAAACCGGCACCAGCCCCACCGGGTCCACCACCACGAAGAGGGTGAGGAAGGACTTGAGGAAAAGCTCCAGCACGAAAGCCTAGGGGCGCGCCTTTCCCGCCACGAGGAGTTCCCCGAACTCCTGCTCCAGGGCCTTGGCCCCCTCCTCGCTCCGGGCCACCACCAGGATGGTATCCTCCCCCGCCAGGGTACCCACGATCTCGTCCCGCTTGAGGCGGTCCATCAACAGGGCGATCCCCGAGGCGTGGCCCTCCGCGGTCTTCACCACCAGGATATTCTCCCCCCGGTCCACATCCTTGACAAAGAGGCCAAACTGCCGCTTCAGCTCCTCATACACGTCCTCGGGGAGCTCCACGGAGGGGAGGGCGTACTTGTGCCGCCCCTTGCCCAGGGAAACCCGGGCCAGCCTCAGCTCGGCGATGTCCCGGCTCACCGTGGCCTGGGTCACCTCAAAACCCAGTTGCTTCAGGCGTTCCACCAGCTCCTTCTGCGTGCCGATCTCCTCCCGGCTCACGATCTCCTGAATGGCGCGGTGCCGCTCCGCTTTGCTCCGCATAGACACCCCTCTTAGCCTCGCCAGAATTCTTTAACCCAATCCAGTATACGGTGGGCCACCTGCCGCTTCTTCATACGGGGAAGCTCCTGTACCCGGCCATCCCGGAGGAGGAGCACCACCTCGTTCTCCGCGCTGCCGAAACCCACCCCCTCCCGGTTCACCCAGTTGAGGACGATGAGGTCCAGGTTCTTGCGGTGGAGTTTTTCCCTGGCCCGCTCCAAGCCCTCCTTGGTTTCCATGGCAAAGCCCACCAGGACTTTGTCCCCTTTGTTCTCCCCCAGCTCCTTCAGGATGTCGGGGTTGGGAAGGAGGCGGAGGACCTTCTCCGCCGCCACCTTGGGCTCCTTCTCCCGGCTCACCTCCGCCGGGCGGTAATCGGCCACCGCCGCCGCCATCACCACCGCCTGGGCCCAAGGGTAGCGCTCCAGGATGGCCTGGCGCATCTCCAGGGCGCTTTCCACCTCCACCCTCTCCACCCCCCAGGGGGCGGGCAAGGCGGTGGGCCCGGAGACCAGGACCACCTCCGCCCCCCGATCGCGGGCGGCCTCGGCCACGGCGTAGCCCATGCGGCCTGAGGAGGGGTTGGAAAGGAAGCGCACCGGGTCCAGGTACTCCCGGGTGGGGCCGGCGGAGACCAGAAGCCTCAGGCCCTCCAGGTCCTTGGGGGTGAGGAAGGCCTCCAGCCTCTCCACAAGCTCCTCCGGCTCCAGCATCCTTCCCCACCCCTCCCCCTCCCCCACCGCCGCCAAGGGGCCGTACCCGGGGCCAAAGAGGGCGTGGCCCAGGGCCTCGAGGGTCCGGGCATGCTCCTGGGTCTTGGGGGCAAGCCACATGGCCTCGTTCATGGCCGGGGCCCAGGCCACCCGCTTGGCCCCCGCCAAGAGGGTGGCGGAGAGGAGATCGTCCGCCAGGCCCAAGGCGGCCTTGGCCATGGCATCCGCGGTGGCGGGAGCCACCAGGACCACCTCGGCCCAGCGGGCGAGCTCTATGTGCAAGGCCCGGCCATCGGGCCTGAACCAGGCCTCCTCCGTGGCCACCTCCCCCCCGGCGGCTACCGCCAGGGAAAGGGGGGTGATGAACTCCAGGGCCCTGGGGGTGGCCAGGACCCGCACCTCGTGTCCCTGGGCCCTGAGGAGGCGGAGGAGGTGGGGGGCCTTGATGGCCGCCACCCCCCCCGTCACCGCCACCAGGACCCGGGCCACCTACGCCTCCTCCTCCACCGGGTAAAGCCTCTCCATCTCCCGCTGCAGCCGGTCCTCGGGCACCAGGTTCTCCCCGAAGACCAGCCGCCCCGTGAGGAGCTCCTTCATGGCCCAGGTCACGGGGTTGGGGTCGTCAAAGAGGCCCTCGAGGGTCCGCATCTTGGGCCTCTCCTCCGGCTCCAGGACGGTGTTCTTGAAGCGGTGGCGGAGAAGCTGCTCCGCCCGCTTGGCCACCACCACGGTGAGCCGGTACTTGGAATCCACCATGCCAAAAAGCTTGTCAATCCCGGGTTCCGCCATAACTCCTCCGCAAAATCTCGTCCAACTCGGCTTCTAAGTCCTTATCCCGTTTAAGGGCCCTCTCCAAGGCGGCGCCCATCCTGGGGGTGCGCAACCTCTCCGCGGTCAGGATGGCCAGGAAATCGGCCACCGCCTCCTCCAGCACCTCGTTCACCACCACGTAATCAAAGAGGTGGGCGTTTTGGATCTCCCACTCCGCCTGCTTGAGCCGTTTCTCGATCTTCTCGGGGCTATCCTTGCCCCGGTAGACCAGGCGCCGCTTCAGCTCGGAAAGGGAAGGGGGCAGGAGGAAGATGAGGACCGCCTCGGGGACCTTGGCGCGCACCTGCAGGGCCCCCTGCACCTCGATCTCCAGAAGAACGTCCTCCCCCCGGGCCAAGGCCCGTTCCACCGGGGCCCTTGGGGTTCCGTAGAGGTGGCCCACGTACTCGGCATGCTCCAAAAACCCATCCTCCCGCAACAGGGCCTCAAAGGTGCCCCTATCCACGAAGTAGTAGTCCACCCCGTCCCGTTCCCCCGGGCGTGGGGGGCGGGTAGTCATGGAGATGGAGTAGAAGAGGCGGGTGCGTTCCAGCACCTTGGCCCGCACCGTACCCTTCCCCACCCCGCTGGCCCCGGTCATGACGAAAAGCCGCCCCCTCATACCCCTCACCCCGGGAGGATACCAGAACCCTGGGTCTGGGAACAAGGATTTTTGTGATCTAGGCACCTTCCGCCCGTGGTACACTTGGGCCCGTGGCCTGGTACGAGGGCGCCTTCTTCTATCAGATCTTTCCCGACCGTTACTTCCGGGCAGGCCCCCCGGGCAAGCCCGCCCCCAGCGGTCCCTTTGAACCCTGGGAAGCCCCGCCCACCCTGCGGGGCTTCAAGGGGGGCACCCTCTGGGGGATCGCGGAGAAAATCCCCTACCTCAAGGACCTGGGGGTGGAGGCCCTCTACCTGAACCCCATCTTCGCCTCCACCGCCAACCACCGCTACCACACCACGGACTACCTCCAGGTGGACCCCGTCCTGGGGGGGAACGCCGCCTTGCGCCACCTGCTGGAGGTGGCCCACGCCCACGGCATGCGCGTCATCCTGGACGGGGTTTTCAACCACACGGGGAGGGGGTTTTTCGCCTTCCAGCACCTTTTGGAAAACGGGGAGGCGAGCCCCTATCGGGACTGGTACCACGTGAAGGGCTTCCCCCTAAACCCCTACGGGCGGAACCCCAACTACGAGGCCTGGTGGGGCAACCCCGAGCTCCCCAAGCTCCGGGTGGAGACCCCGGCGGTGCGGGAGTACCTCCTGGAGGTGGCGGAGTACTGGATCCGCTTTGGGGCCGACGGCTGGCGGCTGGATGTACCCAACGAGATCCCGGACCCCGAGTTCTGGCGGGCCTTCCGCCGCCGGGTGAAAGGGGCCAACCCCGAGGCCTACCTCGTGGGGGAGATCTGGGAAGAGGCCGACCCCTGGCTCCAGGGGGATATGTTTGACGCCACCATGAACTACCCCCTCTCCCGGGCCATCCTGGGCTTCGTGGGAGGGGAGGCCCTGGACCAGGAGCTGGCCGCCCGGTCGGGCCTGGGGCGGGTGGAGCCCCTCCAGGCCTTGGCCTTCAGCCACCGTCTGGAAAACCTCTTCAGCCGCTACCGGGAGGAGGTGGTGCGCTCCCAGATGAACCTCCTCACCTCCCACGACACCCCCCGCCTCCTCACCCTCTTTAAGGGGAAGGTGGAGCGGGCCAGGCTCGCCCTCTCCCTCCTCTTCCTCTTGCCCGGTAACCCCACGGTCTACTACGGGGAGGAGATCGGCATGGAGGGCGGCCACGACCCGGAAAACCGCGGGGGAATGGTGTGGGAGGAGGCCCGCTGGAGGCGGGAGATCCTCGAGGCGGTCCGCCGCATGGCCCGCCTGCGCCGCGAGCACCCCCTCCTCCGCACCGCCCCCTACGGACGGATCTACGCCGCGGACGGCCACCTGGCCTTCACCCGCGGCCCCTACCTGGTGGTGGTGAACGCCAGCCCCGAGCCCTTTCGGCAGGACTTTCCCCTGCATGGGGCCCTACCCCGGGGGGCCCAGGCGGTGGACCTGCTCTCCGGTAGCCTCTGCACCCCCATGGGGGGCAGGCTTTGCGGCCCCGAGCTTCCGCCCTTTTCCGTGGCGGTCTGGACCGAGGTCTAAAGGGCCCCTTCAAAGCGGAGGAGCCAAAGCTTTAGCCCCTCCTGCCCGGCGAAGCCCCCAAGCCGGCCATCCTGGTGGATGACCCGGTGGGCGGGCACCAGGAGGAAGAAGGGAGAGGCCCGAAGCCCCGCCCCCACCGCCCGGGGGGAAAGCCCCAGTTCCCGGGCGAGGGCCCCGTAGCTCGTGGTCTTGCCGTAGGGGATGCGGCGTACCCTCTCGTAAAGGCGGATGCGCTCCGGGGAAAGCCCGCTATAGTCTAGGGGGATGTCCAAAAAGTCCGGGCGTTTTCCGGCGAAGTAGGCGGCGAGGCTTTCCCGCACCCTTTCGGCCAAGGGACCTTGCGCCTCCTTGCCCCGGGGAAAAAGGGCGGGCTCTAGGCACGCCACCCCCACGGGGGAAACCGCCAGCCAAAGGGGGCCTAGGGGGGTGGAAAGGAGCACCTAGGGCACCCCCGCCAGGAGGAGCTCGGAGAGGAAGGTGCCGGGGAAGTAGTGGCCCAGGATCTCCCGGTGGTCAAAGCCCGCCTCCGCCATCCCCTTGGCCCCCCACTGGGAAAGCCCCACCCCGTGCCCCGCCCCCCGGCCCACCGCCTCAAAGCCTTGGAACTCGGCCAAGGCGGAGGGAAGGCCCATGAGGCGGAGGAGGCGCTGGGCCTCCGGACCCCATACCTCCACCCCCATAAGCCGCACCCGCCAGGCCCGGCCCGAGGGGCTACGCTCCAACACCTGGGGCGCCTCCTCCCCTTTAGGGGTGTAGCCCAAGGCCCTGAGGGCCTGCTCCGCCGCCTCCTTGGACACGGAAACCCGCCAGGCGCTCTTGGGCCCCTTGGCGTAGGGGTCGGGCCGGGGGCGGAGGTAGGGAAGAGCCTTTTGGAACACCTCCTCGCTCCCCGCCGTCATGCCTCCAGAGTCGGCGTGGTACAGGGCGGAGATGGCCTTGCCCCCGTAGCTCAGGACCTGGCCACGGGTGGCGGCCACCGCCTGGGCGTGCTTGGGCTTCTCGGCGGCGAAGCCCAGGTAGACCTGGCAGAGCTCGCTCGCGCAGAGGTCGTAGGGCGCCTTGGGGTTCAGGCGGTTCACGGCGAAGGTGCGGGCCAGGACCGCCTGGGCCTTCAGGGCCTCCAGGGGAAAGCCCTCGGGCATCTCCCCCGGTAGGACCCCGAGGAGGTAGTCCTCCAGGAGGACCAAGTTGATCACAAGGAGCTTGCCTCCCTGGGCGAGAAGCCGCACCCCACCCCGGTAAGGGCGGCCCTCGAGGCGGAAATAGGGCCCGGGGAACTCCCAAAAGGGCTGGACCTTGCCCTCCACCCAGACCCCCTGGGCCTCCCCCCGGGCCCGCACCGTTCCCTGGCCCTCCGGCAGGAGGAGGGAGACCTCCTGCCCCTCCGGCACCTCCTTCAGGAGCACCCTGAGGAGCAGGTCCCCCCCTTGGCCGCGGGAAGGCAGGAGCCACAAGGGAAAAAGGAGGCAGAAGAGAAGGAGGCCCTTTAACCCGTACCGCATACCGCGCCCCCATCCTACCACGGGGGGAGCCCCCCAAAGGCCTTGGGCCCGGCCTCGGCCCTCAGCCCAAAACCAGGGTGGCCCTTCCCAGGATGGGGGCCTCCTCAAGCCTTTGGAGGGCTTCCGGATGGCGCAAGGCGTACATGGCGAAGGGGTAAACCCGTTCCTGAGGCAGGCCCCTCGGCAAAAGGTGCCGCCTGAGGCGCTCCAGATGGTGGAGGAGGACCGCATCCCGCCCCATGCGGGCGCGGAGAAGCTTCTTCAAAAGCCTTTCCCCCTCCCCCCTGAGCCGGGCCTGGAAGCGGCGGAAGGGCCTTTCCAAGGTGGGCTCCAGGGCGCGGGCCTTCTGGCCCAGGGCCTCCACCCCCTCCAAGAGGTGGGAGAGCTCCGCCTCGAGGTCCCCAAACCCCTCCAGCACCCCCTTGACCGCCTCCAGGAAGGCATCCTCCCCCCCTTCCACGAACGCCCAGGGGTCCAGGCGGTACCCCTGCACAATGCGGTGGATGGGGGGCTCCAAAACCAAAGCCCCCAGGCGGAGAAACAAGGCGGGCATGGGGATGCGGTAAAGGGCGTAGACCCCGGAGAGCTCGGCCACATACCGGAACTCGTTGGGGCCCACCACAAAGCCTGCCGTGGGCAAAACCAGGTCCTGGAACACCGGCCTTAGACCCGCGGCCGGGGTGAGGCGGCTGGGATCAGTCCGCAGGATCTCCAGAAGCTCCCCTTTGCTATAGCGCCGCACCCCGTCGGTAAAGGCCCCTTCCTGGTAAAAAAGGAGCCTTCTTTGATCTGTTTCCAGAAAAAGATTGGTGGCCCCCGGTTTGCGCTTCAAGGGAGGCTTGCCCCCTAGGGCACGGATGCGCTCCGCCTCCCGGTTGATGGCCCCGGCGCTGGCCAGGGGATCCTCCAGCTCCCGCTCCACGGCCTCCTGAAAGAGGAAGGCCAGCTCCTCGGCCATGGGGTCAAAGGGGATGAGGCCCCGCTCCCCCAGGAAGGCCAAGAGGGTGCGGGCGAAAAACTCGGCCAGGGTTTCCCCCTCCAGGGCGTAAGCCACCCGGGGGTCCCGGGACCAAGGCCCCAGGAACTCCGCCACCGCCTGCCGGTAGGGGGCAAGGGGGATCCGCCCCGCGGGCAGGGGAGGCAGGGGTAGGGATAGGGAGCGCACCTCCTCCTCCACCAGGAGATGGAGATGGCGCACCTCCTCCACGTCATGGTCCTGGGAGGCCACCCAGAAGACGGGCGCCGCCCCCACCCTTGCTGCCAGGCCCAAGGCGGTGTGGGCCTTGTAGAAGGTGAGGGCGGGCCCCCCCAGAAGCCCCGCCTGCTGGCCCGTGACCACCGCACCCCGCCCCAGGCCCTCGAGGGCGGCCAAGGCCTCCCGCGGAGCCTGGAGGCGCTTCAGGTAGGCGGCAAGCGCCGAGGAGAGACGGGGATGACCCTCCCGGCCCAGGCGCTCTTTAAGGGCCTCTTCCCCCTGGGGTAGGCCCAAAAGGTGGGCCAGGACCTGGGTTTCCATGCCTCAAAGCCTAAAGCGCCTCGGCCAGGCGGGCAAGGGCCTCGGGCTCCCGGACCTCCACCCGGCGGTAACCCAGGTCCACCAGGCCCGAAAGGGCCCACTCCCCTAGGAGCTTGGTCACGGTCTCCCGGGTGGCCCCCACCATGCGGGCCAGGTCCTGGTGGGAAAAGGCCACCTCCCCCGCCCGGCCCAGTTTGAGGAGAAGCCGGGCCAAGCGCTGGCTCACGGAGAGGTGGTGCAACTCCCAAAGCCGCTCCTCCGCCTCCTTCAGCCGGGCGTAGAGGACCTCCAGGAGGAAGCGCTCCACCTCGGGAAAGCGCGCCCGCAAGGAGTCCAGGCCTTCCCGGGGAGCGAAGAGGAGCTCGGCGTAGGTCAAGGCGGTGGCCCCGGAGGTGCGCCTATTCCCCCCCACCAGGGCCTCCTCCCCAAAAAGCCCCCGGGCCCCACCACCCCCAAGGTGGCGGGCTCCCCTTCCGCCGAACGGGGCCCCTCCAGCCAGATCAGCCCTT
This window encodes:
- the glyA gene encoding serine hydroxymethyltransferase; the encoded protein is MVRTSLRDEALFQLIALEEKRQREGLELIASENFVSAQVREAVGSVLTNKYAEGYPGARYYGGCEVVDQVESLAIERAKALFGAAWANVQPHSGSQANMAVYMALMEPGDTLMGMDLAAGGHLTHGSKVNFSGKLYKVVSYGVRPDTELIDLEEVRRLALEHRPKVIVTGASAYPRFWDFKAFREIAEEVGAYLVVDMAHFAGLVAAGLHPNPLPHAHVVTSTTHKTLRGPRGGLILSNDPELGKRIDKLIFPGIQGGPLEHVIAGKAVAFFEALQPEFKEYSRLVVENAKRLAEELAGRGYRIVTGGTDNHLFLVDLRPKGLTGKEAEERLDAVGITVNKNAIPFDPKPPRVTSGIRIGTPALTTRGFTPEEMPLVAELIDRALMEGPSEALREEVRRLALAHPMP
- a CDS encoding DNA repair protein RecN; translation: MLKRLEVRNLAVIREATLELGPGLNVLTGETGAGKSLLVDALALLLGARSEGLLGPFGDSLLVTAFLQGEGEERILSRRIGSRSTPRIDGEVVSLKELQEEAERWLSLHAQHTAMALLSPKRQRELLDALLPPSLLEGYGEAYRRHQALLQEKRALEEALRAKAEREDLLRFQLREIQEANPRPKEDEELEAEAQRLRHLEALRERSGKAYALLAEGGALDLLQAALRELRGGSRFDPALEALARDLEAALEGGRAVAQELEDYLESLEGDPGRLAQLEERLSLLERLKRKYGPTLEEVLRYGERAQEELKALEGGEERLLALERALKAASEALLEAGERLSQARLEAARRLEREMAGELSALGFPKARFQVELKPLPEPGPQGLEEVQFRFSANPHLPPAPLSAASGGELSRIALALALLTGAEAPTVVFDEVDAGIGGETAWKVAERLARLGQVRQVLVVTHLPQIAARATRHLRVAKEGEEVRVETLEGEKRIRELARLLSGQYTEAALAHARLLLEGSGQAAQGWVEAQE
- a CDS encoding MarC family protein; this encodes MLELFLKSFLTLFVVVDPVGLVPVFLALAGDRPPRKQAQIARKAVLVAGGLMVSFFFFGRGLLEYLGISLEALRIAGGILLFRIATEMVFAHHERETEEEKDEARLRADISVFPLAIPLIAGPGALASVLILALEARKEPLGYAVVLSTVVLVLALAYVFLRLAVQVRRALGRTGVNVVTRVLGILLAALAVQYVADGVKALF
- the argR gene encoding arginine repressor, which encodes MRSKAERHRAIQEIVSREEIGTQKELVERLKQLGFEVTQATVSRDIAELRLARVSLGKGRHKYALPSVELPEDVYEELKRQFGLFVKDVDRGENILVVKTAEGHASGIALLMDRLKRDEIVGTLAGEDTILVVARSEEGAKALEQEFGELLVAGKARP
- the coaBC gene encoding bifunctional phosphopantothenoylcysteine decarboxylase/phosphopantothenate--cysteine ligase CoaBC, with translation MARVLVAVTGGVAAIKAPHLLRLLRAQGHEVRVLATPRALEFITPLSLAVAAGGEVATEEAWFRPDGRALHIELARWAEVVLVAPATADAMAKAALGLADDLLSATLLAGAKRVAWAPAMNEAMWLAPKTQEHARTLEALGHALFGPGYGPLAAVGEGEGWGRMLEPEELVERLEAFLTPKDLEGLRLLVSAGPTREYLDPVRFLSNPSSGRMGYAVAEAARDRGAEVVLVSGPTALPAPWGVERVEVESALEMRQAILERYPWAQAVVMAAAVADYRPAEVSREKEPKVAAEKVLRLLPNPDILKELGENKGDKVLVGFAMETKEGLERAREKLHRKNLDLIVLNWVNREGVGFGSAENEVVLLLRDGRVQELPRMKKRQVAHRILDWVKEFWRG
- the rpoZ gene encoding DNA-directed RNA polymerase subunit omega, yielding MAEPGIDKLFGMVDSKYRLTVVVAKRAEQLLRHRFKNTVLEPEERPKMRTLEGLFDDPNPVTWAMKELLTGRLVFGENLVPEDRLQREMERLYPVEEEA
- the gmk gene encoding guanylate kinase, which translates into the protein MRGRLFVMTGASGVGKGTVRAKVLERTRLFYSISMTTRPPRPGERDGVDYYFVDRGTFEALLREDGFLEHAEYVGHLYGTPRAPVERALARGEDVLLEIEVQGALQVRAKVPEAVLIFLLPPSLSELKRRLVYRGKDSPEKIEKRLKQAEWEIQNAHLFDYVVVNEVLEEAVADFLAILTAERLRTPRMGAALERALKRDKDLEAELDEILRRSYGGTRD
- a CDS encoding glycoside hydrolase family 13 protein, which gives rise to MAWYEGAFFYQIFPDRYFRAGPPGKPAPSGPFEPWEAPPTLRGFKGGTLWGIAEKIPYLKDLGVEALYLNPIFASTANHRYHTTDYLQVDPVLGGNAALRHLLEVAHAHGMRVILDGVFNHTGRGFFAFQHLLENGEASPYRDWYHVKGFPLNPYGRNPNYEAWWGNPELPKLRVETPAVREYLLEVAEYWIRFGADGWRLDVPNEIPDPEFWRAFRRRVKGANPEAYLVGEIWEEADPWLQGDMFDATMNYPLSRAILGFVGGEALDQELAARSGLGRVEPLQALAFSHRLENLFSRYREEVVRSQMNLLTSHDTPRLLTLFKGKVERARLALSLLFLLPGNPTVYYGEEIGMEGGHDPENRGGMVWEEARWRREILEAVRRMARLRREHPLLRTAPYGRIYAADGHLAFTRGPYLVVVNASPEPFRQDFPLHGALPRGAQAVDLLSGSLCTPMGGRLCGPELPPFSVAVWTEV
- a CDS encoding methylated-DNA--[protein]-cysteine S-methyltransferase; the protein is MLLSTPLGPLWLAVSPVGVACLEPALFPRGKEAQGPLAERVRESLAAYFAGKRPDFLDIPLDYSGLSPERIRLYERVRRIPYGKTTSYGALARELGLSPRAVGAGLRASPFFLLVPAHRVIHQDGRLGGFAGQEGLKLWLLRFEGAL
- a CDS encoding SpoIID/LytB domain-containing protein, which encodes MRYGLKGLLLFCLLFPLWLLPSRGQGGDLLLRVLLKEVPEGQEVSLLLPEGQGTVRARGEAQGVWVEGKVQPFWEFPGPYFRLEGRPYRGGVRLLAQGGKLLVINLVLLEDYLLGVLPGEMPEGFPLEALKAQAVLARTFAVNRLNPKAPYDLCASELCQVYLGFAAEKPKHAQAVAATRGQVLSYGGKAISALYHADSGGMTAGSEEVFQKALPYLRPRPDPYAKGPKSAWRVSVSKEAAEQALRALGYTPKGEEAPQVLERSPSGRAWRVRLMGVEVWGPEAQRLLRLMGLPSALAEFQGFEAVGRGAGHGVGLSQWGAKGMAEAGFDHREILGHYFPGTFLSELLLAGVP
- the bshC gene encoding bacillithiol biosynthesis cysteine-adding enzyme BshC, whose product is METQVLAHLLGLPQGEEALKERLGREGHPRLSSALAAYLKRLQAPREALAALEGLGRGAVVTGQQAGLLGGPALTFYKAHTALGLAARVGAAPVFWVASQDHDVEEVRHLHLLVEEEVRSLSLPLPPLPAGRIPLAPYRQAVAEFLGPWSRDPRVAYALEGETLAEFFARTLLAFLGERGLIPFDPMAEELAFLFQEAVERELEDPLASAGAINREAERIRALGGKPPLKRKPGATNLFLETDQRRLLFYQEGAFTDGVRRYSKGELLEILRTDPSRLTPAAGLRPVFQDLVLPTAGFVVGPNEFRYVAELSGVYALYRIPMPALFLRLGALVLEPPIHRIVQGYRLDPWAFVEGGEDAFLEAVKGVLEGFGDLEAELSHLLEGVEALGQKARALEPTLERPFRRFQARLRGEGERLLKKLLRARMGRDAVLLHHLERLRRHLLPRGLPQERVYPFAMYALRHPEALQRLEEAPILGRATLVLG